Below is a window of Salvelinus fontinalis isolate EN_2023a chromosome 14, ASM2944872v1, whole genome shotgun sequence DNA.
ataaacttacataactaaacataaacttacgtacaggaaacggacgacatcgaaacgaaacaaacaaacgctacagtcccatgtggtacgaaagtacatacagacataggagacaatcacccacaaacaaacagtgagaatgccctacctaaatatgactcttgattagaggaaaacgcaaaccacctgcctctaatcaagagccataccaggcaaaccaaaaccaacatagaaacagaaaacatagaatgcccacccaacctcacgtcctgaccaactaacacacataacaactaacataaataggtcaggaacgtgacagtgacaATGTAAAACAAACTAAAACAACTAAGAATAGCCTAATTGACAAATAACTTGCTGTCCATAGATCTCCACTGACACATTAATATTTTAGCCatatatagagttgaagtcggaggtttccatacacttaggttggagtcattaaaacttgtttttcaaccactccacaaatttcttgttaacaaactatagttttggcaagtcggttaggacatctactttgtgcatgacacaagtaatttttccaacaattgtttacagacagatcatttcccttataattcattgtatcacaattccagtgggtcaaaagtttacatacactaaattgactgtgcctttaaacagcttggaaaattccagaaaattatgtcatggctttagaagcttctgataggctaattgacataatttgagtcaattcgaggtgtacctgtggatgtatttcaaggcctaccttcaaacgcagtgcctctttgcttgacatcatcggaaaatcaaaagaaatcagccaagacctcagaaaaagaattgtagaccccCACGTGTCaggttcatccttgggggcaatttccaaacgcctgaaggtaccacgttcatctgtacaaacaatagtacgcatgtataaacaccatgggaccacgcagccatcataccgctcaggaaggagacgcgttctgtctcctagagatgaacgtactttggtgcgaaaagtgcaaatcaataccagaacaacagcaaaggaccttgtgaagatgcgggaggaaacaaaagtatctatatccacagtaaaacgagtcctatatcgacataacctgaatggccgctcagcatggaaaaagctactgctccaaaaccggcatagaaagacagactacggtttgcaactgcacatggggacaaagattgtactttttggagaaatgtcctctggtctgatgaaacacaaatagaactgtttggccataatgaccatcgttatttggagtttggaggaaaaagggggatgcttgcaagccgaagaacaccatcccaaccatgaagcacgggggtggcagcatcatgttgtgggggttctttgctgcaggaggtactggtgcacttcacaaaatagatggcatcctgaggaaggataattatgtggatatattgaagcaacatctcaagacatcagtcaggaagttaaagcttggtcgcaaatgggtcttccaaatggacaatgaccccaagcatacttccaaagttgtgggaaaatggcttaaggacaacaaagtcaaggtattggagtggccatcacaaagccctgacctcaatccgaaagaaaatttgtgggcagaactgaaaaagcgtgtgcgagcaaggaagcctacaaacctgactcagttacaccagctctgtcaggaggaatgggccaaaattcacccaacctattgtgggaagcttgtggaaggctacccaagatgtttgacccaagttaaacaatttaaaggcagtgctaccaaatactaattgagtgtatgtaaacttctgacccactgggaatgtgatgaaggaaataaaagctgaaataagtaattctctctactattattctgacatttcacattcttaaaataaagtggtgatcctaactgacctaagacagggattttttttaccaggattaaatgtcaggaattgtgaaaaactgagtttaaatgtatttggctaaggtgtatgtaaacttccgacttcaactgtatacatgtCTAGTTAGATACCTTGCTTTGAAGTAACCTACCTTATCCATTTCATCCCTGATTTATTGAATgagggaatatatatatatttttgactatttggttgtaatgttgaaaaagcctgcacacccaggagCTAACAGTGCAGTTCTATGTGGCGGGCtaagtgccttgatcaagggcaAAACGGCAGGAGGTGTTAGGTCTACATGGGATCAGACACAGCAGCTTTCCAGTGCCAATATTGCTTACTTTTTCATGTAGGCTATAGTAATAGTCATGAAAATGTGGTTAAATGTCATGGAGAGTAACAGTGAATAATCAGAGGTCTCTATAGTTTTATGTGAATTTCGGTGAACATAGTCTAATGGACCGACTTCGAAAAAGACAGCTCCTGTACTTCTTCcatcccaagtcaagcactgccaTGCAGTGATGTAgctagtcaagatgctctcaatggtgctgctagtcaatatgctctcaatggtgcagctgttgaatGACTTTTGGgataaagagacaaagagagatgagGTAGCACTTTATTCTTCATACAATAAATGTATGAAAGAGTTAAAAAGTTATAGATGAAAATGAGTGAACATGTATTTGTTTGTTTTGAGTGGGAAGTGATAAAATGTCTGAAAGACATTATGGGAGAATGcatgtagtggtagtgggagCTGTGACGTTGAGAGGGCTCGTACAAATGGGCATGCAAAGCAGACATACAGATTGTACTAACAGAGTCCCTCGAAGATGTCGGTCTGCAATTTTCACACAGCCTAGATGGATTTTAGGGTTATTGTGTCAACTTGTTGTTCGATCTTGCACCTTTGCCATTGAAGAACTGGAAAAAGTTGCCCCCTTGTGGGGTGATATGGCCATTAACATTATCTGCCTGCAGCAGGATTGCTGAAACACAAATGCCTTTTTCTTTAAGTCAAACAGGAAGAAGGAAGAAGTTTTGCTGATTTGCAGATTTGCTTTCTACAATAATAGGTTTCACACTAGAGTTGTTGTTAAGTGGATGAGGAAGAAGACAGAGTGAATAATCATTTCCATGACAACCAATCAGAAAATATCAATCAGTTCAGAATCCGAGTTTCACAGTTAGGAGTGAAATATGTTCCAATAGAGATGACATCTGACGGCTTGGTTTTGTGGAGATTTAATTAATTCCCAAACGCCAACTCCCAGACTGTGACTATACAAACAGACTGTGTTTAAATCACAGGTTGACAGATCACACCATAGTCTGCCAGAAGATAAAGCTTCATGTGATGACTGGAGGTCTGGATGAAACCTCATGGTTGAAAACCACTGTGTGCTGCATGGGCCATAGTATAGTGGAGCACATTTTGTTTTGTCTCATTGATCCATAACCTTTAATCCATTAACCCATACAGAAAACAGAACGTGCAGAACTGGGACCCAAATGATGTCATCTTTTTTTCCCAACACAACATTCTCCTGTTTGGGAACTAGTTTAATAATTATAGCATACATTAAATAACTAATTACATGATTTACAGCTGCTTGAAGCCCCTTCAGATTAGACACAGGGTCTTGAGAACTCTGCAtggttacagtaacagttcaGTGAGGATGTTGGGATGGTGGCTGTCTAGATAGTCAGAATGGTGCCGGCGCGCTCAACACCCTGCTGCGGTGGACAACTCAGGTCTTCTGAAAAACACGTTGTCTGAGGGGAAGTGAAAGAGAAATGATGAGTGTTGGCCAACACAGTCAGGGCTGACTAATGGAACTGGATAAAGGAGTAGCTAATACCAATCAGTTATAGTCTCAATCTACAGTATAAGGTGTAGGTCTAAGGTTAGGTTGTTGCAGTCATAATCAGGGTCTGATATGTCACACAAAGGGTCATTACACTACCGGATACACACTCTGATTTACCTGGGGAATATGAGTGAGGGTCAGCTCGTCGTGGTCAGCTGAGAGCTTGATTTGGCCGTCAAGTGGTTGCCATGATGACTCATAGACGTAAATCTGGAGGGCAAAGTCAGGGGGCTCAGGAGAGTGGACCACCATCGGTCTGGCTACAGTACACAGCAGGGCCTGGAACATAGTGAGTGATGATCAACTgtgttcacagacagacagacagacagacagacagacagacagacagacagacagacagacagacagacacacacacacacacacacacacacacacacacatacacacatacacacatacacacacacacacactactcactgTAAAGTCCGAGTCTGACACTGGTGTGCCTCCTTTTTTGGAGTGGCTCTTCTTGTCCTTGCAGCGTTTGTTCTGGAACCACACCCTGATGACCCGCTTGTTTAGGCCAGTCAGCTGACTCAGCTGGAGCTTGACCGCTGCGTCGGGCCGGGGGGTCTGGGAGTAGCAGGTGCACAAGTCTTTCAGCTGGGTGTCACTGAGGACGGTACGCACTCGCACCCGCACCCCTTTACTCCTACCCCTGTCCAACCACCTTCTCTCCCaaactcctcctcttctccctgaccctgACATAGGTGAGAATGATTCAACTTAACTTAAGAAACATTAAACTTACCGATTACAGGGAAAGATGAGACAGACCTTTGAGACAGTTTCATAATTATCATTAACTCTAAAGGAAAAAGATTCTCAATATTTTATTATGCATATAAACTTCACAGACCTTTTCTTTTCTTTAGTGTGTCTGCTTTTTGGATCTGTTGCTCTGGCATCGTGTGCTCTGCCTGGCAGCATGGTCCTCCTGGTCCCAGGGTGAAGCAATCCCCAGGCATGAGTAATGCACCACAGAGCGAGCAGTGCAGACAGTCAGGGTGATAGTTCTGTCTTCCTGCCCTTACAACCAGGTCAGAGGACAGTACTGCCTCCCCGCAGCCTCCACACTTCTCTGCAAatagtctaacacacacacacacacaaatcaataaCAAAGACATTCAGATGGTTAAAAATTACAAAACTAAAGATTGGAAGCTGTTCACAAACATACACCATCAACAAACACATTCAAAGAGTTAAAAAATACAAACATAATATACACACTAAGTTGACCTTAAAATGTTCATCTTTATCGTTACAACTTCTCTACTGTCCCACCAAAGCTGCTGACTCACCGTGCATAGTCTGTCCTACACAAGGTCCTCCCGTCCCTCAGGAAGCAGCTGACACTCTCTCCCAGGGGACAGTGGCACTCGTCACAGTACAGACACCCTGTGTGCCACTGCTGGTTTGACCCAACCCGTAGCACCACAGGGTCTCTGATGGACTCTCCACAGCCAGCGCAGGGCCATACCGCCCCCTGTGGACATGACTCCTCATTGCACCCTGGCCCCACTGGAATTACAGGGAATACTGTACTGAAAATGACCTTTCCATGACATCAACATAAACATTGTGAAGTTTTAGTCTTTCTTACAGCATGTTCATGATAAGAGACTTATATTTTTTTTCGTAATCAAGAAGAAGTCAACGAGGGAACATTAAACTTTCAATCTTTACATTTCTCAGCAAACACGTTCTCATCTCACTGGTGTGTTTAGGTTACAGGTTTTATCTAGTAACATTATTTGTATCATAACGAATGAGGAAAATACTGCGTCTGATGTATTCAAAACCAACTATAGCAATCAAAACTTTAACCTCAACCATAAGACAATGATTATAATAAAACATAATTATGTGTACATGATACAATATAAACCTGtcacttattattattatgtaaaTTACAACACGTTTATCAAACTCACATTTGCTTGTATTGATGTGGTGCTCCAAGGTTTCCCCCGGTAACATCAGGGTGTATTCTGACAAGACATCAACTGTCCCCAGTGAGTGGAATTCTGTCTGAGCTGGACTCAGTAGGCTTTCTCCTGACATTGGTCCGTCACAAAGCATGGCTCTGCACAAGTGTCTTGGAGCAACGCTCAACCTTCTCAATTTTATAGAGATGTGCAACGCCCCCACAACCACCACATGttggcaaacacacacagacacacacacacacatacctactctTCAAAGCAATCTATTAAATTAACTCTCAACAAACACTCCTCCTCCCTATTAGTAAAACAATGCAACAGTTCCCTTCCCTTGGGTTATTAAAATCAGACCTAATTTGCGCTGGGCTCtgagtagaggaggctggtgggcacAGATGGGCTGAGATGGGGGAGGGAAGGATGGGGGCATCCATACCAGAGATAACATTGACACCAGTGCCAGCCTGTGCGCTGATGAAAATTCATGGTCTTTATTTTTTCCCCTATTAATTAACTTTCATTTGATCGTTATGATTTTGCCACCTGGATTTGCACCTTAACTAAAATATATACTTTTCTTTTTCAATATAAGTGTTGATTTTTTTTGCTCTCATTTTTTTTACTCTCATCAGGGGCAGGAGTTTTCCAGGGGTGTT
It encodes the following:
- the LOC129869282 gene encoding insulin gene enhancer protein ISL-2-like; the encoded protein is MLCDGPMSGESLLSPAQTEFHSLGTVDVLSEYTLMLPGETLEHHINTSKLGPGCNEESCPQGAVWPCAGCGESIRDPVVLRVGSNQQWHTGCLYCDECHCPLGESVSCFLRDGRTLCRTDYARLFAEKCGGCGEAVLSSDLVVRAGRQNYHPDCLHCSLCGALLMPGDCFTLGPGGPCCQAEHTMPEQQIQKADTLKKRKGSGRRGGVWERRWLDRGRSKGVRVRVRTVLSDTQLKDLCTCYSQTPRPDAAVKLQLSQLTGLNKRVIRVWFQNKRCKDKKSHSKKGGTPVSDSDFTALLCTVARPMVVHSPEPPDFALQIYVYESSWQPLDGQIKLSADHDELTLTHIPQTTCFSEDLSCPPQQGVERAGTILTI